A window of the Parvularcula bermudensis HTCC2503 genome harbors these coding sequences:
- a CDS encoding heme o synthase, with amino-acid sequence MSGPRDYLQLLKPRVMSLSIFTAFAGMIAAPGEVTNWPLALISLLAIALGAGASGALNMWWDADIDAVMQRTKDRPIPRGAVPRDEALIFGGLLSLLAVWLLALSGTYLAAALLAGTILFYVLVYSMILKRRTPQNIVIGGAAGALPPVVGWAAITGDAPLAAWVLFSIIFVWTPPHFWALALVKQDDYRAAAIPMMPNVRGDAHTRRLILWYSVLLAPLGVLPVAFEMAGWLYGSVAVLGGVVFVALAVNIQRDERAKPAWRLFGFSIFYLFALFLALIIEGGGATNV; translated from the coding sequence CTGTCCGGTCCGCGAGATTATTTGCAACTCCTGAAACCGCGGGTGATGAGCCTGTCGATCTTTACCGCCTTTGCGGGGATGATCGCGGCGCCGGGCGAGGTGACGAATTGGCCCCTCGCTTTGATTTCCCTCCTGGCGATCGCGCTCGGCGCGGGGGCCTCAGGCGCGCTCAACATGTGGTGGGATGCGGATATCGATGCCGTCATGCAACGGACGAAAGACCGCCCTATTCCCCGCGGCGCTGTGCCGCGTGATGAGGCGCTGATCTTCGGTGGGCTGCTATCGCTTTTGGCCGTATGGCTCTTAGCCTTGAGCGGCACCTATCTCGCCGCGGCTCTCTTGGCCGGGACCATCCTTTTCTACGTGCTCGTCTATTCTATGATCCTTAAGCGGCGCACCCCACAGAATATCGTCATCGGCGGGGCTGCCGGTGCGCTGCCGCCGGTTGTTGGCTGGGCCGCGATTACCGGTGATGCGCCCCTGGCCGCTTGGGTATTGTTCTCCATTATCTTTGTCTGGACGCCGCCGCATTTCTGGGCCCTCGCGCTTGTGAAGCAGGACGATTACAGGGCCGCGGCGATCCCGATGATGCCGAATGTCCGGGGCGATGCGCATACTAGACGGTTGATCCTATGGTATTCCGTCCTGCTTGCGCCCTTGGGGGTTTTGCCGGTGGCCTTTGAGATGGCGGGCTGGCTTTACGGCAGTGTGGCGGTCTTGGGAGGAGTTGTCTTTGTTGCGCTGGCGGTAAACATCCAACGGGATGAGCGCGCGAAGCCTGCCTGGCGGCTCTTCGGTTTTTCGATTTTCTACCTCTTTGCCTTATTCCTTGCCCTGATCATCGAAGGAGGGGGGGCTACTAATGTCTGA
- a CDS encoding efflux RND transporter periplasmic adaptor subunit, with the protein MNQEVLTAESKNPGAPIRWRIFLIGVAVLAVGYLSVSVVPALLGRDETAGETPPPPLVEVVRAEAEDRTFTVTEEGFLQPAMEVDLVAEVSGKIVYVSEKLAVGGRFAEGEVLLRIQDEIYAAEVERAEANLASARANAAQATAELTRQKELSSIGASAQAQLEQVRASALSAEAAVSQARAGLRVARENLADTELRAPFDAVVSREQVSIGQYVSPQTVLAQLISSGEAEILVGISPDDAAAVARAYTHSGGRLEARVQPAQGSALQDRLTGRVLEVGTSIDPQTRTVDVVVMVPDAFSAARQGQVFARDFVAVALPARSPDPLYSAPSAALRRQSYIWRINDDQRLHRVAVRPVSIAADRVIFASDENLGGVPVLTTALTEEAEGMEVRIKNEAPQGGDPTAWLNQRPTGEAYRVAEIVPSERGVRMGPGEAVRP; encoded by the coding sequence ATGAACCAAGAAGTTCTTACAGCCGAGTCCAAAAATCCCGGCGCCCCTATTCGCTGGCGGATTTTTCTCATTGGCGTCGCCGTTCTTGCCGTTGGCTATCTCTCGGTATCCGTTGTTCCCGCTCTATTGGGCCGCGACGAAACGGCGGGGGAAACGCCTCCGCCGCCCTTGGTCGAGGTCGTCCGGGCCGAGGCGGAGGACCGGACCTTCACGGTGACGGAGGAAGGATTCCTACAGCCGGCGATGGAAGTCGATCTGGTAGCCGAGGTCTCCGGCAAGATCGTCTATGTCAGCGAGAAGCTCGCCGTGGGCGGCCGCTTTGCCGAGGGCGAGGTATTGCTGCGGATTCAGGATGAAATCTACGCCGCAGAGGTCGAACGGGCGGAGGCGAATCTGGCCAGTGCCCGGGCGAATGCGGCACAGGCGACGGCCGAGCTGACCCGGCAAAAGGAATTGTCGAGCATCGGGGCCTCCGCCCAGGCCCAACTCGAACAGGTCAGGGCCAGCGCCCTTTCCGCTGAGGCGGCAGTCAGCCAGGCGCGCGCAGGCCTGCGGGTGGCGCGGGAAAACCTGGCGGATACTGAGTTGAGGGCTCCCTTCGATGCGGTGGTCTCCCGGGAACAGGTCTCAATTGGCCAATATGTGTCGCCGCAAACGGTGCTCGCCCAATTGATCAGCAGTGGAGAGGCTGAAATTCTCGTCGGGATCTCTCCCGACGATGCCGCAGCGGTGGCTCGCGCCTATACCCATAGCGGGGGGCGCCTTGAAGCGAGGGTTCAGCCGGCGCAGGGAAGCGCCCTGCAAGATCGTTTGACGGGGCGGGTGCTGGAAGTCGGCACGTCGATCGATCCGCAAACCCGAACCGTCGATGTCGTGGTCATGGTGCCGGATGCCTTTTCCGCCGCTCGGCAGGGGCAAGTCTTCGCGCGGGACTTTGTCGCCGTGGCCTTGCCCGCCCGCTCTCCTGACCCGCTCTATTCGGCGCCGAGTGCCGCCCTGAGGCGGCAGAGTTACATTTGGCGGATCAATGATGACCAACGCCTGCACCGGGTGGCCGTTCGACCTGTCTCCATCGCTGCGGACCGGGTGATCTTTGCGTCGGACGAAAATCTTGGAGGCGTTCCTGTGCTGACGACCGCCCTGACCGAGGAGGCCGAAGGGATGGAGGTGCGGATCAAGAATGAGGCGCCGCAAGGCGGGGATCCCACGGCGTGGCTCAATCAACGCCCCACCGGCGAGGCTTATCGCGTCGCCGAAATAGTGCCGAGCGAGCGTGGGGTGAGAATGGGACCCGGTGAGGCGGTGCGTCCGTGA
- a CDS encoding ABCB family ABC transporter ATP-binding protein/permease, with translation MSPRLSNSAEAPHAESSLREQLGSIATLFPYLWRKDRPGFRPRIIGAVIVILTGQMITVAAPLLLAMGINRLAEQDEALGLTAAIGGFILGYGIFRLLSAALPQMREFLFSVVSQTAQREVAVTVFDHLHSLSLRFHLERRTGGLSRVIERGIRSIDFLFRFLLFNIGPTLVQLLIVSIAFGLRYSWSLVIIVVVTVVLYFYFTATSTEWRLKFRRQMNEKDQLANTRAVDALLNYETVKYFTAERYESGRYDEALTDYQDAAVKSQNSLAVVNIGQALIINLGLVSAVFVIARGVANGIYGIGEITGVSLIMMQLYQPLNILGFAYREIKQALIDMERMFGLLKLRPEIDDAPTAQPLVVTGGTLVFDNVHFAYDREREVLKGVDLTVEAGKKVAVVGPSGAGKSTLARLLYRFYEATDGEIRIDDQPITMVTQTSLRHSIGVVPQDTVLFNDTIGYNIAYGRPNASHEDIEEAARLAQIHDFIIGLPKGYQTMVGERGLKLSGGEKQRVAIARTILKNPPILILDEATSALDSATEQSILGALKRIEHNRTTLVIAHRLSTIIDADLIVVLKEGAIVETGTHDSLLEQAGLYAELWQRQLDGYTAGADIQAAQ, from the coding sequence ATGTCCCCACGTTTGAGTAATAGCGCCGAGGCGCCCCACGCTGAGTCCAGTCTGCGGGAGCAATTAGGGTCCATCGCGACCTTGTTTCCCTATCTGTGGCGAAAGGACCGGCCCGGTTTCCGCCCCCGCATTATTGGCGCCGTGATCGTCATTTTGACGGGACAGATGATCACAGTGGCCGCGCCTCTCTTGCTCGCCATGGGGATCAACCGTCTGGCCGAACAAGACGAAGCCTTAGGGCTGACAGCGGCCATAGGCGGCTTTATTCTCGGCTATGGGATCTTTCGCCTGCTGTCGGCGGCCTTGCCGCAAATGCGGGAATTCCTTTTCTCGGTTGTCAGCCAAACCGCCCAGCGTGAAGTGGCGGTCACGGTCTTCGATCACCTCCACTCGCTGTCCTTACGCTTCCACCTTGAGCGCCGTACCGGCGGATTGAGCCGGGTGATCGAGCGGGGCATCCGATCGATCGATTTCCTGTTCCGATTTCTTCTCTTCAATATCGGCCCCACCCTTGTTCAATTGCTGATCGTCAGTATCGCCTTCGGCCTTCGCTATAGCTGGTCCTTGGTGATCATCGTGGTGGTGACCGTCGTCCTTTATTTCTATTTTACGGCAACCTCCACCGAATGGCGTCTCAAATTCCGTCGTCAGATGAACGAAAAGGATCAGCTGGCCAACACCCGCGCCGTCGACGCTCTCCTGAATTACGAGACCGTGAAGTACTTCACCGCCGAGCGGTATGAGAGCGGTCGGTACGATGAGGCGCTGACGGATTATCAGGATGCGGCCGTCAAATCACAGAATTCTCTGGCTGTGGTGAATATCGGTCAGGCACTGATCATCAATCTGGGGCTTGTCTCGGCGGTTTTCGTCATCGCGCGCGGCGTTGCCAACGGAATCTACGGCATTGGGGAAATCACGGGTGTCAGCCTGATCATGATGCAGCTGTATCAACCGCTGAACATCCTCGGCTTTGCCTATCGGGAGATCAAACAAGCCCTGATCGATATGGAGCGCATGTTCGGCCTCCTCAAACTGCGCCCTGAAATCGATGACGCCCCGACCGCCCAGCCCCTCGTCGTGACGGGCGGGACATTGGTCTTCGACAATGTCCACTTCGCCTATGATCGCGAGAGGGAGGTCCTCAAAGGCGTCGATCTGACAGTAGAGGCAGGCAAGAAGGTTGCGGTTGTTGGTCCGTCAGGGGCGGGAAAATCGACGCTCGCGCGGCTCCTTTATCGCTTCTATGAGGCAACAGATGGCGAGATCAGGATCGACGACCAGCCCATTACGATGGTGACGCAAACCTCGCTGCGGCACTCCATCGGTGTCGTTCCGCAAGATACGGTCTTATTTAATGATACGATCGGATATAATATCGCCTACGGACGACCGAACGCCAGCCACGAAGATATCGAGGAAGCCGCCCGCCTGGCGCAAATCCACGACTTCATCATCGGGCTGCCCAAGGGGTACCAAACCATGGTGGGGGAGCGGGGCCTCAAACTCTCCGGTGGTGAAAAGCAGCGCGTCGCGATCGCGCGGACAATCCTGAAGAACCCGCCTATCCTCATTCTCGATGAGGCCACCTCCGCCCTCGATTCAGCAACGGAGCAGAGTATTCTCGGGGCCTTGAAGCGGATCGAACACAATCGGACCACCCTGGTCATCGCCCATCGCTTGTCGACCATTATCGACGCCGACCTGATCGTCGTGCTGAAAGAGGGGGCGATCGTCGAGACGGGAACCCATGACAGCCTGCTTGAACAGGCAGGCCTTTATGCGGAGCTGTGGCAGCGGCAACTCGACGGGTACACGGCGGGCGCCGACATCCAAGCTGCCCAGTAG
- a CDS encoding EF-hand domain-containing protein encodes MTTLKVSLAGTIAVTAFAAAFASAQPPMERGGMAPMARADVETRLEERFADLDQNSDGYLEASEAAAPARDRYAGMKKRMAKGREAMSFEALDTNDNQVVTPTEFAAPALASFDRLDRNGNGVIDEEERPQKGGMQRGQAAMADGASREDVVALAEARFQTLDADQNGTLTEAELTEARAATKEQMAARRDMMVDRAEDAFDQGDTDGDGRISLEEFKTTGLERFDRHDANSDGVISPDERRAASMQRRG; translated from the coding sequence ATGACCACGTTGAAAGTTTCCCTTGCCGGGACGATTGCTGTCACGGCCTTCGCCGCCGCCTTCGCCAGTGCTCAACCGCCTATGGAGCGAGGCGGCATGGCGCCGATGGCGCGCGCCGATGTCGAAACCCGCCTCGAAGAACGGTTCGCCGATCTGGATCAGAACAGCGACGGTTACCTCGAAGCCAGCGAAGCGGCGGCCCCCGCGCGGGACCGGTATGCCGGGATGAAAAAGAGAATGGCCAAAGGCCGCGAGGCGATGAGTTTCGAGGCCCTCGATACCAACGACAATCAGGTCGTCACACCGACTGAATTCGCGGCGCCGGCGCTTGCCTCCTTCGATCGTCTGGACCGGAACGGGAACGGCGTCATCGATGAGGAGGAGCGTCCGCAAAAAGGCGGGATGCAGCGCGGGCAGGCGGCCATGGCCGACGGGGCCAGCCGTGAGGATGTCGTCGCCCTAGCCGAAGCGCGATTTCAGACCCTCGATGCCGACCAGAACGGGACCTTGACGGAAGCCGAGCTGACGGAGGCGCGGGCCGCTACAAAGGAGCAAATGGCCGCCCGTCGCGACATGATGGTCGACCGCGCCGAGGACGCGTTTGACCAGGGCGATACTGATGGAGATGGCCGGATTTCCCTTGAGGAGTTCAAAACCACTGGCCTTGAACGGTTCGATCGCCATGACGCGAATAGCGATGGCGTGATCTCCCCCGATGAGCGTCGCGCCGCCTCTATGCAGCGCCGTGGCTGA
- a CDS encoding cytochrome c oxidase assembly protein, whose amino-acid sequence MMMTDPKRRTVMITLGAIGAMTTLVAVSPQLYRTFCQVTGWGGTTQRADTAAGEVLDRTITIRFDATTAKGLPWRFTPAQGPQTLHVGETGLAYYEAANTADYPVIGTASYNVQPAKAGPYFMKVACFCFTEQLLQPHETVKMPVTFFVDPSIADDPSMDDVREITLSYIFYRNERAEEKMTQATAPSETAAVY is encoded by the coding sequence ATGATGATGACTGACCCGAAACGCCGGACCGTGATGATAACGCTGGGGGCGATCGGCGCGATGACCACGCTGGTGGCGGTCTCTCCACAGCTTTACCGGACTTTTTGCCAGGTGACAGGCTGGGGGGGCACCACACAGCGGGCCGATACGGCGGCGGGCGAAGTGCTGGACCGCACCATCACCATTCGGTTCGACGCCACGACGGCCAAAGGCCTGCCATGGCGCTTTACCCCTGCGCAAGGGCCTCAGACGCTGCATGTCGGAGAGACCGGTCTTGCCTATTATGAGGCCGCCAACACAGCGGATTATCCCGTCATTGGGACCGCGAGCTATAATGTTCAGCCTGCAAAGGCTGGCCCCTATTTCATGAAAGTCGCTTGCTTCTGCTTCACCGAGCAGCTCCTTCAGCCCCATGAGACGGTCAAAATGCCGGTGACCTTTTTCGTAGATCCGTCGATAGCGGACGATCCGAGCATGGACGATGTGCGCGAGATCACGCTGAGTTATATCTTTTATCGGAATGAACGGGCCGAAGAGAAAATGACCCAAGCCACAGCACCGTCAGAGACCGCCGCCGTCTATTGA
- a CDS encoding SufE family protein: MSDLPDFEAIKDDMAFLEDWDERYRYIIDLGRQLPPLAEEERSEDTRVRGCASQVWLVFDTGEAGHLRIRGDSDAAIVKGLIAILLSLYKGKSAADIAAIDPKAALGELDLEAHITSQRSNGLASMIARIRTVASAG, from the coding sequence ATGTCAGACTTACCGGATTTCGAGGCGATCAAAGATGACATGGCGTTCCTTGAGGATTGGGACGAGCGCTATCGCTACATCATCGATCTTGGTCGACAATTGCCCCCGCTGGCCGAGGAGGAGCGGTCGGAAGACACGCGCGTTCGCGGTTGTGCCAGCCAAGTATGGCTGGTCTTCGATACCGGAGAAGCGGGCCACCTGCGCATCCGGGGGGACAGTGATGCAGCCATTGTCAAAGGGCTGATCGCCATCCTTTTGAGCCTTTATAAGGGAAAGAGCGCGGCGGACATCGCAGCGATCGACCCAAAAGCCGCCCTGGGTGAACTGGACCTCGAGGCCCATATTACCTCGCAAAGGTCCAATGGCCTTGCCAGCATGATCGCTCGTATCAGAACGGTCGCATCGGCGGGCTGA
- a CDS encoding NAD(P)-dependent oxidoreductase, whose translation MTTITVFGAAGATGTQVVKEAVTRGYTVRAVERAWPARAPSLTGVTTFTADVLSDPLDPAIDGSDAIISCLGLAFSPQTAIAPPPLYTEGTLRIIEAMRQREQRRLVVISAAFVDPHTEMPTWFRHSAYRALRPIFSQMADMERVLRASEGIDWCAVRPGWLLNEPATGDFRVFDKALPKGVFRTRHADLAAFLIDNALNDRWLRSTPAIGRKESVRFTTPPALLKEVLKL comes from the coding sequence ATGACCACGATCACGGTTTTCGGCGCCGCCGGCGCCACCGGCACCCAAGTCGTCAAAGAAGCGGTCACGCGGGGCTATACCGTCCGCGCGGTGGAGCGGGCGTGGCCTGCCCGCGCGCCGTCATTGACCGGCGTCACCACTTTTACCGCCGACGTTCTTTCAGACCCCCTCGACCCCGCCATTGACGGCAGTGACGCGATCATCTCCTGCCTTGGCCTCGCTTTCAGCCCACAGACGGCCATCGCGCCTCCCCCCCTCTATACAGAGGGGACATTGCGGATCATCGAAGCCATGAGGCAGCGGGAACAGCGGCGGCTGGTGGTCATCAGCGCCGCCTTTGTCGATCCGCATACCGAGATGCCGACCTGGTTCCGGCACTCGGCCTATCGCGCGCTGCGCCCCATCTTTTCGCAAATGGCCGATATGGAACGGGTGCTGAGAGCAAGTGAGGGGATCGACTGGTGTGCCGTTCGTCCCGGCTGGCTGCTCAATGAGCCGGCAACGGGGGATTTCCGGGTCTTTGACAAGGCACTGCCCAAGGGGGTTTTCCGCACCCGCCATGCCGATTTGGCCGCGTTCCTCATCGACAATGCCCTCAACGATCGGTGGTTGCGGTCGACCCCGGCCATCGGCCGCAAGGAAAGCGTCCGTTTCACAACGCCTCCCGCCCTGCTAAAAGAAGTCTTGAAGCTGTAG
- a CDS encoding cytochrome c oxidase subunit II: MKLALPAFLSSLALAPMAVAAQSLGEPGFEDVPHNSVIALREAATPVAEEIHFFHDFVILPVMVGISLFVLALLIWVVLRYNAKANPVPNTFSHNTLVEVVWTVVPVLILVFIALFSFDLLYLQDRVPDAQVYEYDEGTQRARIPNAEVASRRVTQERHLEVALVDKRSRQKQLLSPEQYDVQGYGEEELVIALADPVPNGQLLRVTGGRSRAGRKPFLGLFGEDESQVIPAPSVTIKAIGFQWGWSYVYPDFGDFEFDALMAPKDSVPSNLYRLATTNDVVVPAGETIRIATVGRDVIHSWAMPAFGIKIDAIPGRYNETWFYTENEGTYYGQCSEMCGLDHAFMPISVRVVSRPEFEAWVNEQAELNGLDPFFDLPNEQLAAAPAPAAAN; the protein is encoded by the coding sequence ATGAAACTCGCCCTTCCGGCATTCTTATCCTCCCTCGCCCTCGCGCCGATGGCCGTCGCCGCGCAGTCCTTGGGGGAGCCCGGCTTCGAAGATGTCCCGCATAATTCCGTGATCGCGTTGCGAGAGGCGGCGACCCCGGTCGCCGAAGAAATCCACTTCTTTCACGATTTTGTTATTCTGCCGGTGATGGTGGGGATCTCCCTGTTCGTTCTGGCGCTCCTGATCTGGGTGGTGCTTCGCTACAATGCGAAAGCGAACCCGGTCCCTAATACCTTCAGCCACAACACGCTGGTCGAGGTGGTGTGGACAGTCGTGCCCGTCCTCATACTGGTGTTCATCGCGCTGTTCTCCTTCGATCTCCTCTATCTTCAGGATCGCGTGCCGGATGCGCAGGTCTATGAATATGATGAGGGGACCCAGCGGGCCCGCATCCCGAATGCCGAGGTGGCAAGTCGCCGCGTGACCCAAGAGCGGCACTTGGAGGTTGCGTTGGTGGACAAACGCTCTCGCCAAAAACAGCTCCTCTCGCCTGAGCAATACGACGTTCAAGGCTATGGCGAGGAAGAGCTGGTTATCGCGCTCGCCGATCCCGTCCCCAATGGGCAATTGTTGCGGGTGACCGGTGGGCGCAGCCGGGCGGGGCGGAAGCCGTTTTTGGGCCTCTTTGGTGAGGACGAGTCGCAAGTGATTCCGGCGCCGTCAGTGACCATCAAGGCGATCGGGTTCCAGTGGGGGTGGTCCTATGTCTATCCCGATTTCGGTGATTTTGAATTCGACGCTCTGATGGCGCCTAAGGATAGTGTCCCTTCGAACCTCTACCGCCTGGCGACAACCAACGATGTGGTGGTCCCGGCCGGGGAGACCATTCGGATCGCGACGGTTGGGCGTGACGTGATCCATTCCTGGGCGATGCCCGCCTTTGGAATCAAAATCGATGCGATCCCTGGCCGCTATAACGAAACGTGGTTCTACACCGAAAATGAAGGCACCTATTATGGACAATGTTCCGAAATGTGCGGCCTCGACCACGCCTTCATGCCGATTTCGGTACGCGTTGTTTCTCGCCCTGAGTTCGAGGCCTGGGTGAACGAACAGGCCGAACTCAATGGCCTCGACCCGTTTTTCGACTTGCCCAATGAACAACTTGCCGCAGCGCCGGCACCGGCCGCGGCCAATTAA
- a CDS encoding TolC family protein, with translation MKKLGAIIFLFLPACASVGPDLSTAPAESWQGEFYYGDDSAYTSDAPAKIAPWWQAAFDDDRLNRLVVLADNNNRDIGAALYRVEEAEARLSRARRALLPQGSGSESYSRTNEFMQGQGGQRQETDVYTLSADLQWELDVFGRIRRQRDIARAGAAERLALYEDVMRVVHAGTAQAYFNWLEADRRRAVAQQNLGLQEEALRLTQELVNLGASPRFDYDRQLTQARLTEAALVQLTAARADALSALALLCGVTVPELVGLFPEFSGDSGTIDVPDMTPTLGIPNPAVVIRQRPDIASAEAQYAQALYQIGVAQAELFPQLTFSGSVSQTAFEPEALYDQESFGFSYGPRLNWNVFSFPQLLAEVDATGKAAGAAKMAYENTVLNALTETDSALAQLLPPSNGRLC, from the coding sequence ATGAAGAAACTCGGCGCGATCATTTTTCTGTTCCTCCCGGCATGCGCGAGCGTCGGACCCGACCTGTCCACCGCCCCCGCCGAGAGCTGGCAGGGTGAATTCTACTACGGCGATGATTCCGCCTATACATCCGACGCACCAGCAAAGATCGCGCCATGGTGGCAGGCGGCTTTCGACGACGATCGTCTTAATCGTCTTGTGGTGCTCGCCGATAATAATAACCGGGATATCGGCGCCGCCCTTTACCGCGTCGAAGAGGCGGAGGCTCGGCTGAGCCGGGCCCGGCGGGCACTCCTCCCCCAAGGGAGCGGCTCTGAATCCTATTCTCGCACGAATGAGTTCATGCAAGGGCAGGGCGGCCAACGCCAGGAAACGGACGTCTATACCCTGAGTGCCGACTTGCAGTGGGAGCTCGATGTCTTTGGCCGGATCCGCCGTCAGCGGGATATCGCCAGGGCTGGAGCCGCCGAGCGATTGGCCCTCTATGAAGATGTCATGCGCGTTGTGCATGCCGGTACCGCGCAGGCTTATTTCAACTGGCTGGAGGCGGATCGCCGTCGGGCCGTGGCGCAACAAAATCTCGGTCTTCAGGAGGAGGCGCTGCGCCTGACGCAGGAACTCGTCAATCTGGGGGCGAGCCCGCGCTTCGACTATGACCGACAATTGACCCAAGCGCGACTGACCGAGGCCGCGCTTGTCCAATTGACCGCCGCCCGGGCCGACGCCCTCTCTGCCCTGGCGCTGCTCTGCGGCGTCACAGTACCTGAATTGGTCGGGCTATTCCCTGAATTCTCCGGTGACTCCGGCACTATTGATGTGCCCGACATGACCCCGACCCTCGGCATCCCCAATCCTGCCGTCGTCATTCGCCAGCGGCCCGACATCGCCAGCGCAGAGGCGCAATACGCCCAAGCGCTCTACCAGATCGGCGTGGCCCAAGCCGAGTTGTTCCCGCAACTGACCTTCAGCGGCAGCGTCAGCCAGACCGCCTTTGAGCCCGAGGCCCTTTATGACCAAGAGAGCTTTGGCTTTAGCTATGGTCCCCGGCTGAACTGGAATGTCTTTTCCTTCCCGCAATTGCTCGCCGAGGTCGATGCCACCGGCAAGGCGGCGGGCGCGGCGAAAATGGCGTATGAAAACACCGTTCTGAACGCCCTTACCGAAACCGATTCCGCCCTTGCCCAATTGCTGCCGCCCTCAAACGGGAGGCTGTGTTGA
- the ctaD gene encoding cytochrome c oxidase subunit I codes for MTEQTAVQSGDAHHGADHDHKPSFFVRWFFSTNHKDIGILYLIFAIGAGIVGGAMSGLIRWELAEPGIQVLTQFTSDAKTLAEQETSAKNFYNVLITYHGLIMIFFLVMPALIGGFGNYFIPIMIGSPDMAFPRMNNISFWLYCASGVLLTLSLFAPSYGAELGYGGGWVLYPPLSTSTSGPAMDLLIVSLHLAGVSSILGAINFITTIFNMRAPGMTLHKMPLFAWGVLVTAFLLVLSLPVLAGAITMLLTDRLFDTAFFDAARGGDPVLYQHLFWFFGHPEVYILILPAFGIISHIVSTFSKKPIFGYLGMAYAMVSIGFVGFIVWAHHMYTVGLSVNMKAYFVAATMIIAVPTGIKIFSWIATMWGGSIEFKTPMIWAIGFIFLFTVGGVTGVLLANAGIDTYMHDTYYVVAHFHYVLSLGAVFGIFAAWYYWHEKMFGVRYNELLGNLHFFVMFVGVNLIFFPQHFLGMQGMPRRYIDYPEGFALWNKVSSIGYAITLVAMLIWVVVEIEAFLMRKKSSRVARDNPWGEGATTLEWTLPSPPPYHQFNELPVIK; via the coding sequence ATGACAGAACAGACAGCCGTCCAGTCAGGCGACGCCCATCACGGCGCCGATCATGACCACAAGCCTTCCTTCTTCGTGCGGTGGTTCTTTTCGACGAACCACAAAGATATTGGCATTCTTTATCTGATCTTCGCGATCGGAGCGGGGATTGTCGGCGGCGCCATGTCCGGCCTGATCCGGTGGGAGCTTGCCGAGCCCGGCATTCAAGTGCTGACCCAATTCACCTCGGATGCGAAGACGCTGGCTGAGCAGGAAACCTCGGCCAAGAACTTCTACAACGTCCTGATTACCTATCACGGCCTGATCATGATCTTCTTCCTGGTCATGCCGGCCCTGATTGGGGGGTTCGGGAACTATTTCATTCCCATCATGATCGGCTCTCCCGACATGGCGTTCCCGCGCATGAATAACATCTCCTTCTGGCTCTATTGCGCGTCGGGGGTCCTCCTGACCCTCTCGCTTTTCGCGCCCAGTTATGGTGCCGAGCTTGGCTATGGCGGCGGGTGGGTGCTCTATCCTCCGCTCTCCACGTCAACCTCCGGTCCGGCGATGGATTTGTTGATCGTGTCCCTCCACTTGGCGGGGGTCAGTTCGATCCTTGGCGCCATTAACTTCATCACCACGATCTTCAACATGCGGGCGCCGGGGATGACGCTGCATAAGATGCCGCTCTTCGCCTGGGGGGTCCTCGTCACGGCGTTCTTGCTGGTGCTGTCCCTGCCGGTGCTCGCCGGGGCGATCACTATGCTTCTGACCGATCGCCTGTTCGACACCGCGTTTTTCGATGCGGCACGAGGCGGGGATCCGGTGCTCTATCAGCACCTCTTCTGGTTCTTCGGACACCCAGAGGTGTATATCCTCATCCTCCCTGCTTTCGGGATCATCAGCCACATTGTCTCGACCTTCTCGAAAAAGCCGATTTTCGGGTATCTCGGCATGGCCTATGCGATGGTGTCGATCGGCTTTGTCGGATTTATCGTGTGGGCTCACCATATGTATACGGTGGGCCTGTCGGTGAACATGAAGGCTTACTTCGTGGCCGCCACGATGATTATTGCGGTGCCGACGGGTATCAAGATCTTCAGCTGGATCGCGACCATGTGGGGAGGGTCGATCGAGTTCAAGACGCCTATGATCTGGGCGATTGGGTTCATCTTCCTGTTCACCGTCGGTGGGGTGACGGGGGTTCTCCTCGCAAATGCCGGTATCGATACCTACATGCACGATACGTATTATGTCGTGGCGCACTTCCACTATGTGTTGTCGCTCGGCGCTGTGTTCGGGATCTTTGCGGCCTGGTATTACTGGCACGAGAAGATGTTCGGTGTGCGGTATAACGAACTGTTGGGCAATCTGCACTTTTTCGTGATGTTCGTCGGTGTGAACTTGATCTTCTTCCCGCAACACTTCCTTGGAATGCAGGGGATGCCGCGCCGCTATATCGACTATCCTGAGGGGTTTGCCCTTTGGAATAAGGTCTCATCGATTGGATATGCCATTACCCTGGTTGCCATGTTGATTTGGGTTGTGGTCGAGATCGAAGCGTTCCTCATGCGGAAAAAATCGAGCCGTGTCGCCCGTGACAATCCGTGGGGAGAAGGCGCAACGACGCTCGAATGGACGCTGCCCTCGCCGCCACCTTATCACCAGTTCAATGAGCTGCCGGTGATTAAGTGA